One Chryseobacterium sp. StRB126 genomic region harbors:
- the lpxK gene encoding tetraacyldisaccharide 4'-kinase produces the protein MKRWYLYPFSLAYHMVTGIRNTMYDLGIFKSTKFKTPIINVGNLSVGGSGKSPMVMYLAQFLSKHYRTGVLSRGYGRLTKGYEVTNYESNYKIVGDEAMQLFERFKNRFVIAVSEERVPGAKKVIEDMDLGALILDDAMQHRAIKAGFNILMTDFNDPFFKDYLLPAGDLRESRAGAKRADIIMVSKCPDELTEETKRYYISRIRPSYNQKVFFSSIGYDENVYGKDKMLPDNNLNYYDILLITGIANPKPLLEHLGKFSKRVTHLKFRDHHNFTDDDIKKILAEYKKLGEYKLILTTEKDYVRLKTFDYLREIVYYWPINVVIDKKEEFNQIILDYVRKNS, from the coding sequence ATGAAAAGATGGTACCTTTATCCTTTTTCCCTTGCTTATCATATGGTAACGGGTATCCGAAACACAATGTATGATCTGGGGATTTTTAAATCGACAAAATTCAAGACACCGATAATCAATGTCGGAAATCTTTCTGTGGGCGGAAGCGGAAAATCACCCATGGTGATGTATCTTGCTCAGTTCTTATCCAAACATTACAGAACCGGAGTCCTGTCACGAGGCTACGGAAGGCTCACCAAAGGCTATGAAGTAACGAATTATGAGAGCAACTACAAAATTGTAGGAGATGAAGCCATGCAGCTTTTTGAACGCTTCAAAAACCGTTTTGTGATTGCTGTTTCAGAAGAACGTGTTCCCGGAGCCAAAAAAGTGATCGAAGATATGGATCTTGGAGCGCTGATATTGGATGATGCGATGCAGCACCGTGCCATTAAAGCAGGATTCAATATTTTGATGACTGATTTTAACGATCCGTTTTTTAAAGACTATCTTCTTCCTGCCGGAGACCTTAGAGAATCCCGAGCCGGAGCCAAAAGAGCAGATATCATCATGGTAAGTAAATGCCCTGATGAACTGACGGAAGAAACCAAAAGGTATTATATTTCAAGGATCAGGCCTTCTTATAACCAAAAAGTATTCTTTTCATCCATTGGTTATGACGAGAATGTATACGGAAAAGATAAAATGCTTCCGGATAACAACCTGAACTATTACGATATTTTATTAATTACCGGAATTGCGAATCCTAAACCGCTTCTGGAACATCTGGGGAAATTTTCAAAAAGGGTTACCCATCTGAAATTTAGAGATCATCATAATTTTACGGATGATGATATTAAAAAAATCCTTGCGGAGTATAAGAAATTAGGAGAATATAAGCTGATATTAACCACAGAGAAAGATTACGTCCGTCTGAAAACTTTTGATTATCTTAGAGAAATTGTTTACTACTGGCCTATCAATGTTGTTATTGATAAGAAGGAAGAATTCAATCAAATCATCTTAGATTATGTTAGAAAAAATTCATGA
- a CDS encoding purine-nucleoside phosphorylase — translation MLEKIHETADFIRNIIQDTPDFAVVLGSGLGKLQNEVEPIHVLEYKDIPNFPQTTVAGHTGKLIYGILEGKKVLMMSGRFHYYEGHSMETVTFPIRVFYLLGIKNLALSNACGGVNPDYSIADIVILKDHINMMPEHPLRGKNIDELGPRFVDMSEPYNKKMITVAEQAAAENNIKIHQGIYVALQGPTFETPAEYGMIKAIGGDMVGMSTVPEVIVARHMGMEVFCISVITDLGGPDIAFAVSHEEVLNAANKAMPNVIAVVKGLIRDYQ, via the coding sequence ATGTTAGAAAAAATTCATGAGACAGCTGATTTCATTAGAAATATCATTCAGGACACTCCTGATTTTGCTGTTGTTTTAGGATCCGGACTTGGAAAACTGCAAAATGAAGTAGAACCAATCCATGTTTTAGAGTACAAAGACATCCCTAATTTTCCACAGACTACTGTTGCCGGACATACCGGAAAACTGATCTACGGAATTCTGGAAGGGAAAAAAGTACTGATGATGAGTGGCCGTTTTCATTATTATGAAGGACATTCTATGGAAACTGTAACTTTTCCTATCAGAGTTTTTTATTTGCTGGGAATTAAAAACCTTGCTCTTTCTAACGCTTGTGGCGGAGTAAACCCTGATTATAGCATTGCAGATATCGTTATTTTAAAAGATCATATCAATATGATGCCTGAACATCCGCTTCGTGGAAAAAATATCGATGAACTAGGCCCACGTTTTGTGGACATGAGCGAACCTTACAATAAAAAAATGATTACTGTAGCAGAACAGGCTGCTGCAGAAAATAATATTAAAATCCATCAGGGAATCTACGTTGCCCTGCAGGGTCCTACTTTTGAAACGCCTGCCGAATATGGAATGATTAAAGCCATTGGCGGTGATATGGTAGGAATGAGTACCGTTCCTGAAGTAATTGTTGCCAGACACATGGGCATGGAGGTATTTTGTATTTCCGTGATTACTGATCTTGGTGGACCGGATATTGCTTTCGCTGTTTCTCACGAAGAAGTTTTGAATGCAGCCAATAAAGCTATGCCGAATGTTATCGCAGTAGTGAAAGGCTTGATTAGAGACTATCAATAG
- a CDS encoding TlpA family protein disulfide reductase: MKKLLLIFMVGMFGLSYSQKIPTALKTGFSKEALKQKLEDEEGKTITIQEILDQHKGKVLVIDFWAGWCRDCLQALPKAELLEKNNPNVDFVFLSLERSKEGFDKSLVRFNMKEKDNYWFASGWKNDFNNYVDLNWIPRYMIIDQKSAIAKYYAISPEDPEIQQTIDNLLK; this comes from the coding sequence ATGAAAAAGCTGTTATTAATTTTTATGGTAGGTATGTTTGGCTTGAGCTATTCACAAAAAATTCCTACTGCTCTTAAAACCGGATTTTCCAAAGAAGCTCTAAAGCAAAAGCTGGAAGATGAGGAAGGAAAAACAATTACCATCCAGGAAATTCTGGATCAGCATAAAGGAAAAGTTTTAGTCATCGACTTTTGGGCCGGATGGTGCAGAGACTGTCTTCAGGCATTACCAAAAGCTGAACTCTTAGAAAAAAACAACCCTAATGTTGATTTTGTTTTCCTATCTCTGGAAAGATCTAAAGAAGGATTCGATAAGAGCCTTGTAAGATTCAATATGAAGGAAAAGGACAACTATTGGTTTGCATCAGGCTGGAAAAATGATTTCAATAATTATGTGGATCTGAACTGGATTCCAAGATATATGATTATCGATCAAAAATCGGCTATCGCAAAATATTATGCTATTTCTCCGGAAGATCCTGAGATTCAGCAGACCATAGATAATCTTTTAAAATAA
- a CDS encoding GNAT family N-acetyltransferase, producing MIIREATEQDLEILLTFEQGIVSAERPFNSTLIDGEIHYYDLNEFIQSPDAILIIAEENNEIISSGYALIKKTENYYYKFEKYAYLGFMYVKPEYRGKGINKIITDKLISWAKSRNISEVRLDVYAENESAVKAYEKAGFEPHLLTMRLKG from the coding sequence ATGATCATAAGAGAAGCAACAGAACAGGATTTAGAAATCCTTTTAACATTTGAGCAGGGAATTGTTTCTGCAGAAAGACCTTTTAACAGCACATTAATTGATGGCGAAATTCATTATTACGATCTGAATGAATTTATACAATCTCCGGACGCAATCTTAATTATTGCTGAAGAAAATAACGAAATCATCAGCTCAGGATATGCCCTTATCAAAAAGACAGAAAATTATTATTATAAATTTGAAAAATACGCTTATCTGGGGTTCATGTATGTGAAACCTGAGTACAGGGGAAAAGGTATCAATAAAATAATTACAGATAAACTGATCAGCTGGGCAAAATCCAGAAATATTTCAGAAGTGAGACTGGATGTTTACGCTGAAAATGAATCTGCTGTAAAAGCTTATGAAAAAGCAGGTTTTGAACCTCATCTTCTTACCATGAGACTGAAAGGGTAA
- the dinB gene encoding DNA polymerase IV produces the protein MDFSLPLRKIIHVDMDAFYASVEQHDNPALKGKAIAVGGQHRGVVAAASYEARKYGVRSAMPSKTAKEKCPDLIFVPPRFARYKEISKMIREIFYEYTDLVEPLSLDEAYLDVTENKKGIESANQIAKEIRQKIFEQTGLTASAGISVNKFLAKVASDINKPNGQKTIHPDKMESFLEELPVEKFYGVGKVTANKMFSLGIYKGKDLKKRSLEDLVRIFGKSGMHYYNVVRGIHTSEVKPHRIQKSVAVERTFFEDLFDEQQINEKLESLSEELHQRLQKNNILGRTLTLKIKYKDFSLFTRSITREEYFTSPEEYFSTGKKLWELRPFDKAVRLLGLSLSQLNTEEKKLVSVQLKIPFK, from the coding sequence ATGGATTTTTCTTTGCCGCTTCGTAAAATTATTCACGTGGATATGGATGCATTTTATGCATCTGTGGAGCAGCATGACAATCCTGCATTGAAAGGAAAAGCAATTGCCGTAGGGGGACAGCACCGAGGTGTGGTAGCTGCAGCAAGTTATGAAGCCCGGAAATACGGAGTTCGCTCTGCCATGCCCAGTAAAACAGCCAAAGAGAAATGTCCGGATCTGATTTTTGTTCCGCCTCGTTTTGCCCGATATAAGGAGATTTCAAAAATGATCCGCGAGATCTTTTATGAGTATACCGACCTTGTAGAGCCATTATCTCTGGATGAAGCCTATCTTGATGTCACCGAAAATAAAAAAGGAATAGAATCTGCCAATCAGATTGCAAAAGAGATTCGCCAGAAAATATTTGAACAAACAGGTCTAACCGCCTCTGCGGGAATTTCTGTGAATAAATTTTTGGCCAAAGTAGCTTCCGACATCAATAAACCCAATGGCCAGAAGACCATCCATCCCGATAAAATGGAAAGTTTTCTTGAAGAATTACCTGTGGAAAAATTTTATGGAGTTGGAAAGGTTACAGCCAACAAAATGTTTAGTTTAGGCATCTATAAGGGCAAAGATTTAAAGAAAAGATCCTTGGAAGATCTGGTAAGAATCTTCGGGAAATCCGGGATGCATTATTACAATGTAGTTCGTGGCATTCATACTTCTGAAGTAAAACCTCATCGGATTCAGAAAAGTGTAGCGGTAGAAAGAACTTTTTTTGAAGATCTTTTTGATGAACAGCAAATCAATGAAAAACTGGAAAGTCTGAGTGAGGAACTTCATCAACGTTTACAGAAAAACAATATTCTCGGAAGAACGTTAACCTTAAAAATTAAGTATAAAGATTTCTCGCTTTTTACAAGAAGTATAACCAGAGAGGAGTATTTTACGTCTCCGGAAGAATATTTCAGTACCGGAAAAAAACTTTGGGAGCTTCGTCCTTTTGATAAAGCGGTTCGTTTGCTTGGCTTGTCTCTTTCCCAGTTAAATACAGAAGAAAAAAAACTTGTTTCTGTTCAACTAAAAATCCCGTTTAAATAA
- a CDS encoding alpha-amylase, translating into MNPTMIQFFHWYSEGDGKLWKEAEKQAKYLAKLGITSVWFPPAYKGSNGGYSVGYDTYDLYDLGEFDQKGTIPTKYGTKKEYLKTINALKKQNIGVIVDIVLGHKAGGDELEKFKVVKVDENNREKVISDVLEIESYTKFTFPGRGKKYSDFEWNFTCFSGVDYAEGMESHIYKIQSEYGDDWEEMIHDEKGNYDYLMYNDIEHRNPFVREELNTWAKWYFNETDFDGVRLDALKHISFDFYKEWLTLLRSNSEKNIFAVGEYWAPGYLHLLQKYIEVTEGCMSLFDSSLQNNFHNASKEGGSYDLRKIFDETLTQADPLHAVSLVANHDTQPLQALEAPVEPWFKPIAYALILLRKGGYPCIFYPDLYGTHYIDKDREGNDQEIFMPKVDGIEELLKARKDHAYGEQYDYFEDSNCLGWVRGGDDMHSGCAVVLSNKDSYHKPMEVGKRYAGKKFKDLLKRFKNKITIDENGWGDFPVPAGNVSVWIPE; encoded by the coding sequence ATGAACCCAACAATGATTCAATTTTTCCACTGGTATTCTGAAGGTGATGGAAAACTATGGAAAGAAGCCGAAAAACAGGCGAAATATTTGGCTAAACTGGGAATAACTTCTGTATGGTTTCCTCCTGCCTATAAAGGAAGCAATGGCGGATATTCGGTAGGGTATGATACTTATGATCTCTATGACCTTGGTGAATTTGACCAGAAAGGAACCATCCCAACTAAATATGGCACTAAAAAAGAGTATCTAAAAACCATCAATGCTTTAAAAAAACAAAACATAGGAGTTATTGTAGATATTGTGTTAGGTCACAAGGCGGGAGGCGATGAACTGGAAAAATTCAAAGTAGTAAAGGTAGATGAAAATAACAGGGAAAAAGTGATTTCCGATGTTTTGGAAATAGAATCCTACACTAAATTTACGTTTCCCGGAAGAGGAAAAAAGTATTCTGATTTTGAATGGAACTTTACCTGTTTCAGTGGTGTAGATTATGCAGAAGGTATGGAATCTCATATTTATAAAATACAGTCCGAATATGGTGACGATTGGGAGGAAATGATCCATGATGAAAAAGGTAACTACGATTATCTGATGTATAATGATATTGAGCACAGAAATCCTTTTGTACGGGAAGAACTTAACACTTGGGCTAAATGGTATTTTAATGAAACCGATTTTGATGGAGTTCGTCTTGATGCCCTAAAACATATTTCATTTGATTTTTATAAGGAATGGCTTACCTTACTCCGCTCCAATTCTGAGAAAAATATTTTTGCCGTGGGAGAGTATTGGGCTCCCGGATATCTTCATCTGCTTCAAAAATATATTGAAGTAACAGAAGGTTGTATGAGTCTTTTTGACAGCTCGCTGCAAAACAACTTTCATAATGCCTCTAAAGAAGGTGGTTCCTATGACCTCAGAAAAATTTTTGACGAGACTCTTACACAGGCTGATCCGCTCCATGCCGTAAGTCTTGTTGCCAATCATGATACCCAACCACTTCAGGCTCTTGAAGCTCCGGTAGAACCTTGGTTCAAACCCATTGCCTATGCTTTAATTTTATTGCGAAAAGGTGGTTATCCGTGTATTTTTTATCCGGATTTATATGGAACTCATTATATTGATAAAGATAGGGAAGGAAATGATCAGGAAATATTTATGCCGAAAGTAGATGGTATTGAAGAACTTTTAAAGGCAAGAAAAGATCATGCCTATGGTGAGCAATATGACTATTTTGAGGACTCCAACTGCCTGGGGTGGGTACGTGGCGGAGATGATATGCACTCAGGATGTGCTGTAGTACTCAGCAATAAGGATTCTTATCATAAACCTATGGAAGTTGGAAAACGTTATGCAGGAAAGAAATTTAAAGATCTATTAAAAAGATTCAAAAATAAAATAACTATTGATGAAAATGGCTGGGGAGATTTTCCTGTTCCCGCCGGAAATGTAAGCGTCTGGATTCCTGAATAA
- a CDS encoding carboxylesterase family protein: protein MSSQPIETVVLNTKFGKITAFKENGVIRAKSIRYARSKRFQKPVPVEHFTFDIRFQNKTPVCPQKLSPLVEKMIGATPVEEFEPDESTQYLSITRPENINEKERLPVVVWIHGGSHEIGCGDLPTADPAEWVKEQQIIVVTVSYRLGLFGFLGGDEKRPPNLGLLDMIEALKWIKTNIADFGGDPENVTLLGQSSGGDAIAHLMISEEVDKLFQRVIIQSAPLGLRHKRQKMSAEFLMKTEEIKDEVDVYKMMNDYGKFVPSVIKYGLKAAMPFSTQYGFPPLCKEEESVEKWRENAKKYDVLIGLNNDETAFYLKTSEALNKYFGKGWGLKIMDKTVEKTTEFIYGIPARQFAENHAKGGGNAYLFRIHSNLKENAIGAPHCIDLPLIFGNESAWKSSEMLKNIPWERIHEHGTMLRALWAEFARTGKISNQSERPEILKIEKIES, encoded by the coding sequence ATGAGCTCACAACCTATAGAAACAGTGGTTCTCAATACCAAATTTGGAAAAATTACAGCATTCAAAGAAAATGGAGTCATCAGGGCAAAGAGTATTCGGTATGCCCGCTCAAAAAGATTTCAAAAGCCTGTTCCGGTAGAGCATTTTACTTTTGATATTAGATTTCAGAATAAAACCCCGGTTTGTCCTCAGAAACTGAGCCCACTTGTGGAAAAAATGATTGGAGCAACCCCTGTTGAAGAATTTGAGCCGGATGAATCTACCCAATATCTTTCTATAACCCGGCCTGAAAATATTAATGAAAAAGAGAGACTTCCGGTGGTTGTCTGGATTCATGGAGGTTCTCATGAAATTGGATGTGGTGATCTTCCGACTGCTGATCCTGCAGAATGGGTAAAAGAACAGCAGATCATTGTTGTTACAGTTTCCTATCGCCTGGGACTCTTTGGTTTTTTAGGTGGTGATGAAAAAAGGCCTCCCAATTTAGGATTATTGGATATGATTGAAGCTTTGAAATGGATTAAAACCAATATTGCAGACTTTGGAGGTGATCCGGAAAATGTGACCTTGCTTGGTCAGTCTTCAGGTGGTGACGCAATTGCCCATCTGATGATATCTGAAGAGGTAGACAAACTATTTCAGCGGGTCATTATTCAAAGTGCTCCTCTGGGATTACGTCATAAAAGACAGAAAATGTCAGCTGAATTTCTGATGAAAACAGAAGAGATTAAAGATGAGGTTGATGTTTATAAAATGATGAATGATTATGGAAAATTCGTTCCTTCTGTGATTAAATATGGACTGAAGGCAGCCATGCCTTTTAGTACTCAGTATGGATTTCCGCCTTTATGCAAGGAAGAAGAATCTGTTGAAAAATGGAGAGAAAATGCAAAAAAATATGATGTACTGATTGGTTTAAACAATGATGAAACAGCATTCTATCTCAAAACTTCAGAAGCTTTAAATAAATACTTTGGAAAAGGATGGGGACTGAAAATTATGGATAAAACGGTTGAAAAAACTACAGAATTCATCTATGGAATCCCAGCCAGACAATTTGCAGAAAATCATGCAAAAGGAGGCGGAAATGCCTATTTATTCAGAATACATTCCAACCTAAAGGAGAATGCTATTGGAGCTCCTCATTGTATTGATCTTCCTTTAATTTTCGGAAACGAATCTGCCTGGAAATCCTCGGAAATGCTGAAGAATATTCCTTGGGAACGCATTCATGAACATGGAACAATGCTCAGAGCGTTATGGGCAGAATTTGCCAGAACCGGAAAGATTTCAAATCAATCGGAACGACCGGAAATTCTAAAAATAGAAAAAATAGAATCGTAA
- a CDS encoding helix-turn-helix domain-containing protein has protein sequence MENQEVEIYNSVSEYNKMANHETLHPLVNVIDFSKSDPICQYRRKFGFYTVFLKDVMCGDMQYGKHSYDYQEGTLVFIAPGQTYGIYNQGKSVQPAGFALIFHPDLLKATNLGKNIKDYNFFSYDVHEALHLSEKEREIILDCFKNIKHELEQSIDKHSKSLIVNNIELFLNYCMRFYDRQFITRDHINQGVIGKFENLVDAYLKSDNPKNIGFPMVNYFAEKLNLSANYFGDLIKKELGISPQEFIHNKLIDIAKEQILDQGKSISEISYDLGFKYPQHFTRLFKTKVGVSPSEYKTLN, from the coding sequence ATGGAAAATCAGGAGGTTGAAATCTATAACAGCGTTTCGGAATATAATAAAATGGCCAATCATGAAACATTGCATCCGTTGGTCAATGTAATTGATTTTTCCAAATCAGATCCCATCTGCCAATACAGAAGAAAATTTGGTTTTTATACCGTTTTTCTGAAAGATGTGATGTGTGGAGACATGCAGTATGGAAAACACAGTTATGATTATCAGGAAGGGACATTGGTTTTCATTGCACCCGGGCAGACGTATGGGATTTACAATCAGGGAAAATCTGTTCAGCCGGCAGGTTTTGCATTGATTTTCCACCCCGATCTTTTAAAAGCAACCAATCTTGGGAAAAATATAAAAGATTATAATTTCTTTTCCTATGATGTACATGAAGCATTGCACCTTTCAGAAAAGGAGAGAGAAATTATTCTGGATTGTTTTAAAAATATAAAGCACGAGCTTGAGCAATCCATTGACAAGCACAGTAAGTCGTTAATTGTAAATAATATTGAACTGTTTCTGAATTACTGTATGCGTTTTTATGACCGACAGTTTATCACCAGGGATCATATCAACCAAGGTGTGATTGGGAAATTTGAGAATCTTGTTGATGCGTATTTAAAATCGGATAATCCTAAAAATATTGGTTTTCCTATGGTGAATTACTTTGCAGAAAAACTGAATCTCTCAGCGAATTATTTCGGAGACCTTATCAAAAAAGAATTAGGGATTTCCCCTCAGGAATTTATTCACAATAAACTCATCGATATCGCTAAAGAGCAGATCTTAGATCAAGGAAAATCAATTAGTGAGATTTCCTATGATCTGGGCTTTAAATATCCACAGCACTTTACAAGATTATTCAAAACCAAAGTAGGAGTTTCTCCAAGTGAATACAAAACTTTGAATTGA
- a CDS encoding cupin domain-containing protein: METFNTNIFPRGEKAPSDYFSGGTAWIQILKPNEDQLNCQIGNVIFEPGCRNNWHSHGGGQILIVTSGTGYYQEKGKPAQVLHPGDIVNILPNVIHWHGAAPDSEFVHIAINPNIQNGIVEWLEPVTDEEYNNL, encoded by the coding sequence ATGGAAACTTTTAATACCAATATTTTTCCAAGGGGCGAAAAGGCTCCTTCAGATTATTTTTCAGGAGGAACAGCCTGGATTCAGATCCTCAAACCTAATGAAGATCAGCTGAACTGTCAGATCGGAAATGTAATCTTTGAACCCGGATGCAGAAATAACTGGCATTCCCACGGAGGCGGACAAATTTTAATCGTAACTTCAGGAACTGGTTATTATCAGGAAAAAGGAAAGCCTGCACAGGTCTTACATCCCGGAGATATTGTTAATATCCTTCCGAATGTCATCCATTGGCATGGTGCAGCTCCTGACAGTGAATTCGTACATATTGCCATTAACCCCAATATACAAAACGGAATTGTGGAGTGGCTGGAACCTGTAACGGATGAAGAGTATAACAATTTATAA
- a CDS encoding NAD(P)-dependent alcohol dehydrogenase: MSTFTVKAYGAESITADLKEMNIERREVTSKDVEIEILYCGVCHSDLHTARNDWGGTIYPAVPGHEIVGRITKVGSEVSKFKVGDLAGVGCIVDSCGHCNSCQHDLEQYCENGFTGTYNGKDKHTGGHTFGGYSQKVVVDSHHVLKVPKNLDLAAVAPLLCAGITTWSPLRHWNVGPNSKVAVVGLGGLGHMAIKLAKGLGAEVTLFSRTPGKTEDAKQLGADHVIISTDEEQMKSVKGKFDVIIDTVPYVHDVNPYVTTLNISGTHVLVGYLGGLEPILNTVPMILGRKSVAGSVIGGIAETQELLDFCGEHNIVSEIEMIKMQDINEAYERMLKSDVRYRFVIDMQSL; the protein is encoded by the coding sequence ATGAGCACATTTACAGTAAAAGCTTATGGGGCTGAGTCTATCACAGCAGACCTGAAAGAAATGAATATTGAAAGAAGAGAGGTAACATCCAAAGATGTAGAAATTGAAATTCTATATTGCGGAGTATGTCATTCTGATCTTCATACGGCAAGAAACGACTGGGGCGGAACCATCTACCCTGCTGTTCCCGGACATGAAATTGTAGGAAGAATTACAAAGGTAGGAAGTGAGGTCTCCAAATTTAAAGTAGGTGATCTTGCAGGTGTAGGATGTATCGTAGATTCTTGCGGACACTGCAACAGCTGCCAACATGATCTTGAACAATATTGTGAAAACGGATTTACCGGGACATATAATGGAAAAGACAAGCATACAGGAGGTCATACTTTTGGAGGGTATTCCCAAAAGGTAGTGGTAGACTCTCATCATGTTTTAAAAGTTCCGAAAAACCTTGACCTAGCTGCTGTAGCACCTCTTCTTTGTGCTGGAATTACAACATGGTCACCTTTGAGACACTGGAATGTAGGCCCGAATTCAAAAGTAGCCGTTGTAGGTCTAGGTGGTTTAGGGCACATGGCAATTAAGCTTGCAAAAGGCCTAGGTGCTGAAGTGACTTTATTTTCAAGAACTCCCGGAAAAACTGAAGATGCTAAACAATTAGGGGCCGATCATGTTATTATTTCTACAGATGAAGAACAGATGAAGTCTGTAAAAGGAAAATTTGATGTGATTATTGACACGGTTCCTTATGTGCACGATGTGAATCCTTATGTAACTACTTTAAATATCAGCGGAACGCATGTTCTTGTAGGATATCTAGGTGGTCTGGAGCCTATTTTGAATACTGTTCCGATGATTTTGGGAAGAAAATCAGTGGCAGGATCAGTGATCGGTGGTATTGCTGAAACTCAGGAATTATTAGATTTCTGTGGGGAACATAATATTGTTTCAGAAATTGAGATGATTAAGATGCAGGATATCAATGAAGCGTATGAGAGAATGCTGAAAAGCGATGTGAGATACCGTTTCGTGATTGATATGCAGTCATTATAA
- a CDS encoding winged helix-turn-helix transcriptional regulator — protein sequence MAAIKESSTIQENKKIVQDCPVMYVMERIGGFWKPIILFNLSTGEKRYSELKKAIPAVTEKMLIQHLKQLESDGLIIRTAKPVVPPHVTYKLSEAGNELAPVIDAMAAWAFQDMERNDNKCADGNRYRIDKNQNGFSQNLKQ from the coding sequence ATGGCAGCAATCAAAGAAAGTTCAACCATTCAGGAGAATAAGAAGATCGTACAGGATTGTCCTGTAATGTATGTCATGGAAAGAATTGGCGGATTCTGGAAACCCATCATCCTGTTTAATCTTTCCACAGGAGAAAAAAGATACAGTGAATTGAAAAAAGCAATTCCTGCGGTAACGGAAAAAATGCTGATCCAACATCTTAAACAGTTGGAATCAGATGGTCTCATCATCAGAACCGCAAAACCTGTAGTGCCACCTCATGTTACCTATAAGCTGAGTGAAGCCGGCAATGAACTGGCCCCTGTTATTGATGCAATGGCAGCATGGGCTTTTCAAGACATGGAAAGGAATGATAACAAATGTGCTGATGGAAACAGATATAGGATAGATAAAAATCAGAATGGTTTTAGCCAAAATCTTAAACAATAA
- a CDS encoding NAD(P)H-binding protein, which yields MKIIITGSLGNVAKPLTKQLAEQGHDITVISSNEERKQDIESLGAKPAIGSITDVDFLTQTFNGADAVFVMTPPAISAENIVQNTINAGKNYAEALKNSGVKRAVMLSSVGAGSPVENGPIKGLHHIEKLYQELENTSFTFLRAGYFYTNFFNDIPLIKNAGIIGGNYPENTEIPVVHPIDIAKAAAEELVKNETGKNIRYIVSDSRKASDFARVLGTAIEKPALPWVEFSDEDSLNGMLQAGLPQDMAELYVEMGLGMKIGTVQKDFIEHHSPVTGNIKLEDFAKEFASQF from the coding sequence ATGAAAATTATAATCACAGGATCATTAGGAAACGTTGCCAAACCTTTAACAAAGCAATTGGCAGAACAAGGACATGATATTACCGTTATCAGCAGCAATGAAGAAAGAAAACAGGACATTGAATCTTTAGGAGCAAAACCTGCTATCGGGTCTATCACAGATGTTGATTTCTTAACCCAAACATTTAATGGAGCAGATGCCGTATTTGTGATGACACCTCCTGCCATCAGTGCTGAGAATATTGTTCAGAATACCATCAATGCCGGAAAAAATTATGCAGAAGCATTAAAGAATTCCGGAGTAAAAAGAGCGGTAATGCTAAGCAGTGTTGGAGCCGGATCTCCAGTAGAAAATGGACCTATTAAAGGGCTTCATCATATCGAAAAGCTTTATCAGGAACTTGAAAACACCTCGTTTACTTTCCTAAGAGCAGGCTATTTTTACACTAATTTTTTCAATGATATTCCATTGATTAAAAATGCAGGAATTATTGGTGGTAATTATCCTGAAAACACGGAAATTCCTGTAGTGCATCCAATAGATATTGCTAAAGCAGCAGCGGAAGAATTGGTAAAAAATGAAACAGGTAAAAACATCCGATATATTGTAAGCGACTCCCGCAAAGCTTCTGATTTTGCCAGAGTATTGGGTACTGCTATTGAAAAGCCAGCACTTCCATGGGTAGAATTCTCAGATGAAGATTCTTTAAATGGAATGCTGCAAGCCGGTTTACCACAAGACATGGCCGAACTATACGTTGAAATGGGGCTGGGAATGAAGATAGGAACCGTACAAAAAGATTTTATTGAACATCATTCTCCTGTTACTGGAAATATTAAATTGGAAGATTTCGCTAAAGAATTTGCATCTCAGTTTTAA